A window from Pangasianodon hypophthalmus isolate fPanHyp1 chromosome 4, fPanHyp1.pri, whole genome shotgun sequence encodes these proteins:
- the LOC113526472 gene encoding myeloid-associated differentiation marker homolog, with amino-acid sequence MVYIHVTHITALLSSCVSFGLIIWSRRWDGEVGVLCLFCWTFSFIGSLLSLLMEIFAFHKSVRPLFWRNILTTISSYAALFCLNASIIFPHYFLKGQEDNEFYSHCIVAEIFSCIATLGHLAEVWIMWIKSKCYMATGPGLLQVSQTYIASTIFFFLVNAVSFKDHPAVIWSLAVYCMCFICTFASIICCAFQNKHNRIWLKGFNLLAAVMYLSASWPVFQLSQDLGQIVGPGSCQDDLGLWPETRLLVVVALTALNFLLYLLSVCCCCMLPSSGDDDEEEKEHRTSTSDPCPTQMSDETWAVLPVAQTRDLQQHNTTSNKLILSRTDLRIEQPSINIHNSNIQIIVKT; translated from the coding sequence ATGGTGTATATCCACGTGACGCATATTACTGCTCTGCTATCATCTTGTGTATCCTTTGGCCTCATAATATGGAGTCGCAGATGGGATGGAGAAGTCGgtgtattgtgtttgttttgctggACCTTCAGCTTCATCGGCTCTCTTTTGAGCCTACTGATGGAGATTTTCGCGTTCCACAAAAGTGTCAGGCCATTATTCTGGCGCAACATTCTCACGACCATCTCCAGTTATGCAGCGTTGTTCTGTCTTAATGCGTCCATCATCTTTCCACACTACTTTCTAAAAGGCCAAGAGGACAACGAGTTCTACAGCCACTGCATAGTGGCCGAGATCTTCTCATGCATAGCTACACTGGGGCACCTTGCAGAAGTTTGGATTATGTGGATTAAGTCAAAATGCTATATGGCAACTGGACCAGGTCTGCTACAGGTGTCTCAAACGTACATAGCAAGCACCATATTTTTCTTCCTCGTCAATGCTGTGTCATTCAAAGACCACCCAGCTGTGATATGGAGCTTGGCTGTGTATTGCATGTGCTTCATCTGCACATTTGCCAGCATCATATGCTGTGCATTTCAGAACAAACACAATCGAATATGGCTAAAAGGATTCAACCTGCTTGCTGCTGTCATGTACCTGAGTGCCTCCTGGCCTGTATTCCAACTCAGCCAAGATCTGGGTCAAATCGTCGGCCCTGGGTCATGCCAAGATGACCTGGGACTATGGCCTGAGACTAGATTGCTAGTAGTGGTTGCGCTAACTGCCCTTAACTTCCTGCTTTACTTGCTCagtgtatgctgttgctgcatGTTACCTTCcagtggtgatgatgatgaagaagaaaaagagcacagGACAAGCACCTCTGACCCCTGTCCCACACAAATGTCAGATGAAACATGGGCAGTTTTGCCAGTAGCACAGACCAGAGATCTACAACAACACAACACGACAAGCAACAAGCTGATCCTGAGCAGGACAGATCTAAGAATCGAACAACCTTCTATCAACATTCACAATTCTAATATTCAGATTAttgttaaaacataa